In the genome of Synechococcus sp. CB0101, the window CGATCTCTTTGGCGATGGTGACGCCGTCATTGATGATCTGAGGAGCGCCGAACTTCTTCTCCAGCACCACGTTGCGGCCCTTGGGACCCAGGGTCACCGCAACGGATTCGGCCAGGATGTCGATGCCTTTTTCGAGGGCGCGGCGGGCCTGCTCGTTGTAAATGATGCGCTTAGCCATGGAAGGCGGTTCTCGCTGAGAAAACGGTTAGGGGAAAAACGAAGCGACTGAGACAGATCTCAGTTGACGACAGCCAGGATGTCCTTCTCGGAGAGCAGCACGTACTCGTCGCTGCCGAGCTTGATGTCGGTACCGGCGTACTTGCTGTAAAGCACCTTGTCGCCAACGCTCACCTCAGGGGTCTGACGGGAGCCGTCGTCGTTGCGCTTGCCGGGGCCGACCTGCACCACTTCGCCCACCTGGGGCTTTTCCTTGGCGGTGTCAGGCAGAAGGATGCCGCCGGCGGTCTTTTCCTCGGACTCGGAGACCTTGATGAAAATGCGATCGCCGAGGGGCTTGACGGTGGAAACGCTGAGAGAAACAGCAGCCATGGATGGAATGCAATGAAAATGGCGAAACCATTGGCATGGCGCCAAAGACGCTGCCAGGGTCGCGGCGCCGAAGCGCCTCTGGAGACGAGTTAGCACTCGCCATCCGTGAGTGCCAAGCTATGGGGGCAGCAGGCCGCGGTTCAAGCACTCACCGGGGCGGTTGACCGAACAGCGCCTGTCGCTCTACCGAACCAAGCGGTGGGGATGGCCCGCAGTGGTAAGGTTGCGCCGCTTCGGAGCGGGTCTGAGCCCGCTGCGCGTCCCCAGCGACTTCTCCCATAAATGGCTGCTGCTACTGCCACCGGCACCAAAGGCATCATCCGGCAGGTGATCGGCCCGGTGATCGACGTTGAATTCCCGGCCGGCAAGCTGCCCAAGATCTATAACGCCCTCCGCGTGACGGGCAAAAACTCAGCCGGTCAGGACGTAGCCCTGACCGCTGAGGTGCAACAGCTCCTGGGCGACCACCGCGTGCGCGCCGTGGCCATGAGCAGCACCGACGGCCTTGTGCGCGGCATGGAAGCCATGGACACCGGTGCTTCCATCTCCGTGCCCGTCGGCGAAGCCACCCTCGGCC includes:
- the groES gene encoding co-chaperone GroES, with amino-acid sequence MAAVSLSVSTVKPLGDRIFIKVSESEEKTAGGILLPDTAKEKPQVGEVVQVGPGKRNDDGSRQTPEVSVGDKVLYSKYAGTDIKLGSDEYVLLSEKDILAVVN